GGCTGCTGGGACGCATCACCTTCCGTCGCGTTCCCCGACTGCGCGCTCTGCCCAGAATCTGCTTCCGAAGAATTTTCCAAAGTCTGTTCCGAGGGGGTACCCTCCCCCACGTTTCCTGCGGAAACGGAAGTGTTATCCGCGTTAATGGGTTCGACTCCCGCAGGGGGTACGCTCCCCCAATTCGTAGTTCCGCCAGCAGAATTACCCGCCTTCGACTGCGCAACATCGATGCTCACGCGATGCTGCAACGAATCGTACACTTCGCTTACGCGCTGCGAATAATTGGCCACGCCCACGGCAGAAAGCACCGCCACCAAAACGACGAGCACGAACGCCATGTTCGTAACGACGAACTTCCGGCGAAAGCCTTCGAACGCCGTGTTCCCCTTGCGTTTCTTATGCGTCTTCACCATTGTCGTCCCTTAGGCGATAGCCAAGCTTGCGAAGCGTTTCGATATGCACGGACGAACCCACGAAATCGAGCTTCTTGCGCAGAAAGGAAATGTACGCTTCCACGTTATTGTCTTCCGCAGAGGAATCGTAGCCCCACACCTTGGTAATAAGCGTTTCCTTTGACGTAACGCGCGAGGGATTCGCCAGCAGGATTTTCATGATGGAGAATTCCTTCTGCGAAAGGCGAATGCTCTTCGCGCCACACGAAAGCTCGCACGTATCCAGATCGAGCTTCACGTTGCCGAAGTCCAACGACTCGAACACCACATCGCCCTGCCTGCGCGTAAGCGAACGAATGCGCGCAAGAAGTTCCACGGGGGCAAAGGGCTTGGTCATGTAATCGTCGGCGCCGCTGTCCAGGCCACCCACCTTGTCGGCGATGGCGCTGCGGGCAGTGAGCATGAGAATGGGCACGGGATTCTTCTCGCGACGCAGCTGCTGCGAAATCTCGAATCCGTCCTTATGGGGAAGCATCACGTCGAGCACGATGCAGTCGTAGATGCCGCTCTGGGCGTAATACAGGCCCTCTTCGCCATCGTTCACCACGTCAACCTGATAGTCATTGTTACGCAGGATAGTGGCAAGGGCATCAGCAAGGCGGATGTCGTCTTCTACAACCAGTATTTGCATGTCGGTCCTTTCCCCTCATACATATACATCCCTATTGTATCAACGAACCTGAAACGCCCCTGAATACAAGAAGGGGCAGCTAGCATGAGCTAGTTGCCCCATACGCTATGAAGCTAAACTACAGCGCGAAATCGGCTTCGCCGTTGTAAACGGCCAGAGCGTCGTCGACCTCGTAGTCGGCCAGCGTGATGGCGCTGATGGCCTTCGTGAGGCGCACGGCCTCTTCCAGCGAACGCATGTGGATGTTGCGGCCCGTGGCGTTACCGCAGGCGCCGCCCACATGAATCTGATCGTACAGGTTGGACAGGAACTCCTTGGCGTCGGCCTTGGAACCGCCAGCGCACACCAGGCCGGTGCGGCCAGCAGCCTGGGAAGCGATGGCCAGGCTCTGGGCGCTGGTAGCTTCCTCGGTGTCTTTCGGAGGGTTGACCTTCACGAAGTCGGCACCCAGGCACAGGGCGGCACCAGCAGCGCCAGCGATGAGCGCGGGGGCCTTCTCGTCGGCAACGGCCTTGCCGCGAGGATAGATCCACAGGACCACGATCAGGCCATTTGCATGAGCCTGAGCGATGAGCTCGCCAGCCTCGGCCAGCATGGTGGATTCATATTCGCTGCCCAGGTAGATGGTGTAGCCAAGGCCCACGATGTTGACGCCAGCCTCGCGCATGGCCAGAACGGCTTCCAGGTCGTGCAGCTGGGGAGAATACGGATCGTCCTGAGCCGTCTTCACCAGGTTCGTCTTGGAGTTCATCTTCACCAGGAAGTTGATTTCCGGGTAATCGGGAGCATAGCGAGCAATAAGGCCACGCTGACCAGCCAGAACGCCAATGACGCCTTCCTGGCCAATCTGGAACAGATGCTCGGGATCGTTATCGGAGGGATCGATGCCCTCGCCGTAGAAGTCGCCGTTCAGGTGCTCCATCTTCTGGTCGCAGGCGAACAGCATGAGGCGACCGGTGTTGCGGGTTGCCTTCAGATAGTTGTCGATGTAGGTTTCACGGACCTCAGGCATAACGTCGGCAGGGACTTTCACCTGATCACGAGTAATGCTTGGCATGTGGTTCCTCCTTAAGGAAAGGTCATACTGTTACCGATGTAACCAGACCATTGTACGCGATGCCAGCATATCGGGCTGGCTTTTTGCCGAAAAAGGACGCAAAAAGGCGGTTGACCCCAAGGTCAACCGCCCAAGCATGCGGGGCGCTCCTCCCCGCCCCGCATTATGCAAGGAGACGCTATACGGTAGTCGTCTGCGTCGTGCCGGACTGCTGGCCCTGCCCCGAAGAAGCACCGCCATTGGCCATGTCGC
This genomic stretch from Denitrobacterium detoxificans harbors:
- a CDS encoding response regulator transcription factor, which produces MQILVVEDDIRLADALATILRNNDYQVDVVNDGEEGLYYAQSGIYDCIVLDVMLPHKDGFEISQQLRREKNPVPILMLTARSAIADKVGGLDSGADDYMTKPFAPVELLARIRSLTRRQGDVVFESLDFGNVKLDLDTCELSCGAKSIRLSQKEFSIMKILLANPSRVTSKETLITKVWGYDSSAEDNNVEAYISFLRKKLDFVGSSVHIETLRKLGYRLRDDNGEDA
- a CDS encoding aldolase, with product MPSITRDQVKVPADVMPEVRETYIDNYLKATRNTGRLMLFACDQKMEHLNGDFYGEGIDPSDNDPEHLFQIGQEGVIGVLAGQRGLIARYAPDYPEINFLVKMNSKTNLVKTAQDDPYSPQLHDLEAVLAMREAGVNIVGLGYTIYLGSEYESTMLAEAGELIAQAHANGLIVVLWIYPRGKAVADEKAPALIAGAAGAALCLGADFVKVNPPKDTEEATSAQSLAIASQAAGRTGLVCAGGSKADAKEFLSNLYDQIHVGGACGNATGRNIHMRSLEEAVRLTKAISAITLADYEVDDALAVYNGEADFAL